Proteins found in one Methylobacterium sp. CB376 genomic segment:
- a CDS encoding nucleotidyltransferase family protein: MPHTSAITRAFVLAAGLGKRMRPITATMPKPLVEVAGRALVDHALDRLAEAGIAEVVVNVHYLADLMEAHLRRRNGPPRIVLSDERDRLLETGGGVRKALPLLGEAPFLILNSDSFWLEGPRPNLARMVAAFDPEAMDMLLLVASAATSLGYDGLGDFQMDKAGRLARRAEREVAPFVYAGVAVVGPSFFADTPEGPFSLNLLFDRAVARERLHGLRLDGQWLHVGTPEALQAAEERVRASAVQP, translated from the coding sequence ATGCCCCACACGTCCGCCATCACCCGCGCCTTCGTGCTCGCCGCCGGGCTCGGCAAGCGCATGCGCCCGATCACCGCGACCATGCCCAAACCCCTCGTCGAGGTGGCGGGCCGCGCCCTCGTGGACCACGCCCTCGACCGGCTCGCCGAGGCCGGCATCGCGGAGGTCGTGGTCAACGTCCACTACCTCGCCGACCTGATGGAGGCGCATCTGCGGCGCCGGAACGGGCCGCCGCGGATCGTCCTCTCGGACGAGCGCGACCGGCTGCTGGAGACCGGCGGCGGTGTGCGCAAGGCCCTGCCGCTCCTCGGCGAGGCGCCCTTCCTGATCCTCAACTCGGATTCCTTCTGGCTGGAGGGGCCGCGCCCCAACCTCGCCCGCATGGTCGCGGCCTTCGACCCCGAGGCGATGGACATGCTGCTCCTCGTCGCCTCCGCGGCGACGAGCCTCGGCTATGACGGGCTCGGCGACTTCCAGATGGACAAGGCCGGCCGGCTCGCCCGCCGCGCCGAGCGGGAGGTGGCGCCCTTCGTCTACGCGGGCGTCGCCGTCGTGGGCCCCTCCTTCTTCGCCGACACGCCGGAGGGCCCCTTCTCGCTCAACCTGCTGTTCGACCGGGCGGTGGCCCGGGAGCGGCTGCACGGCCTGCGCCTCGACGGGCAGTGGCTGCACGTGGGCACGCCCGAGGCGCTGCAGGCCGCCGAGGAGCGCGTGCGCGCGAGCGCCGTGCAGCCGTGA
- the tsaE gene encoding tRNA (adenosine(37)-N6)-threonylcarbamoyltransferase complex ATPase subunit type 1 TsaE, with protein MDARTPWEIVLPDESATEDLGRFLAELLQPGDLVALSGGLGGGKTTLARALIRELTGEPDLDVPSPTFTLIQPYEGRGGVAVVHADLYRLRGPDELVELGFDELTERAITLVEWPDRLPPRSGPTLALDLALKPEFGDTARLARLIGGGGMAERLQRARALRALLDRSGWGEATRTPMQGDASSRAYERLTQPDGTTAILMISPPRADGPPVRDGKPYSAIVHLAESVHAFVAVDRGLRALGLSAPKILGQDLEAGLLILEDLGTEPVADASGPRPERYAEAVKVLARLHGTALPAVLPVAEGSDHTLPPYDLDALLFETELLIDWYAPHHARTPLSGAQRAAFTAAWTEALTGLPPERPTWVLRDYHSPNLIWLPGRDGLERIGLIDFQDAVLGHPAYDVASLLQDARVDASAEFELRLLGLYARERKLREPDFDVQGFAHAYAVLGAQRATKILGIFTRLDRRDGKPGYLAHVPRIEGYLNRNLAHPALAGVRAWYEACLPGLVPAA; from the coding sequence GACCTCGTGGCGCTCTCCGGAGGGCTCGGCGGGGGCAAGACCACCCTCGCGCGGGCGCTGATCCGCGAGCTGACCGGCGAGCCCGACCTCGACGTGCCGAGCCCGACCTTCACGCTGATCCAGCCCTACGAGGGCAGGGGCGGCGTCGCCGTCGTGCATGCGGACCTCTACCGCCTGCGCGGGCCCGACGAGCTCGTGGAGCTCGGCTTCGACGAACTGACCGAGCGCGCCATCACCCTGGTCGAGTGGCCCGACCGCCTGCCGCCGCGCAGCGGGCCGACCCTCGCCCTGGACCTCGCGCTCAAGCCCGAATTCGGCGACACCGCCCGGCTCGCCCGGCTCATCGGCGGCGGCGGCATGGCCGAGCGGCTGCAGCGGGCGCGGGCCCTGCGCGCGCTCCTCGACCGCAGCGGCTGGGGCGAGGCGACCCGCACCCCCATGCAGGGCGACGCGTCGAGCCGCGCCTACGAGCGCCTGACCCAGCCCGACGGCACCACCGCGATCCTGATGATCTCGCCCCCGCGCGCGGACGGCCCGCCCGTGCGCGACGGCAAGCCCTACAGCGCCATCGTCCACCTCGCCGAGAGCGTCCACGCCTTCGTGGCCGTGGACCGCGGCCTGCGCGCGCTCGGCCTCAGCGCCCCGAAGATCCTCGGGCAGGATCTCGAGGCCGGGCTCCTGATCCTGGAGGATCTCGGCACCGAGCCGGTGGCGGATGCGAGCGGGCCGCGGCCCGAGCGCTACGCGGAGGCCGTCAAGGTGCTGGCGCGGCTGCACGGCACGGCCCTGCCGGCGGTGCTCCCGGTCGCGGAGGGGAGCGACCACACGCTGCCGCCCTACGACCTCGACGCCCTGCTGTTCGAGACCGAACTCCTCATCGACTGGTACGCCCCCCACCACGCCCGCACCCCGCTCTCGGGGGCGCAGCGCGCCGCCTTCACGGCCGCCTGGACCGAGGCGCTGACCGGCCTGCCCCCGGAGCGCCCGACCTGGGTCCTGCGCGACTATCATTCCCCCAACCTGATCTGGCTGCCGGGCCGGGACGGGCTGGAGCGGATCGGCCTGATCGACTTCCAGGACGCGGTTCTGGGCCACCCGGCCTACGACGTCGCCTCGCTGCTGCAGGATGCCCGGGTCGACGCCTCGGCGGAGTTCGAGTTGCGGCTCCTCGGCCTCTACGCCCGCGAGCGCAAGCTGCGCGAACCGGACTTCGACGTGCAGGGCTTCGCCCACGCCTACGCGGTGCTGGGCGCCCAGCGGGCGACCAAGATCCTCGGCATCTTCACCCGCCTCGACCGGCGGGACGGCAAGCCCGGCTACCTCGCCCACGTGCCGCGCATCGAGGGCTACCTCAACCGCAACCTCGCCCACCCGGCGCTCGCGGGCGTGCGGGCCTGGTACGAGGCCTGCCTGCCCGGCCTCGTCCCCGCCGCCTGA